The stretch of DNA ctggagtggtataatttttaatctacacctttgtaccatattagttatatataaagttgaattctttgattcgtcgtttttacgtgatgacggctgacaaattggacctcgtagaTGTAGCAATACGTTGTGCATCTATGTGTAGAGTTATAGTTACAATATATACTGACAACAAGGTATGGTACTGTATAAAGAAGTTCGTTTACAATTGATAAGTAGCAATAAAATATGtcactgtatatttataatttatgtacatttttaatgGATCAGAATAACAAGGTGTGTCACATGATGTAGAGgtacatttttcaataaaataggACATAGAGATGTCCCAATGCATGTACAGGTACGTTTACATTTCGAATGCTTATAATAGTAACAACACgtattgaaaaattattatcTATCTACAGGTAACCCAATTACGGATGCTGGAAAACGCAAGCAAATGATTAAGATGTTGTCCGTAGTTATGATACCAGTACTTGTTATTACAGGGATGACAGCAAATACCTTCATCATTGCAATAGACAGCTACATTAGTTCCTCAAGCGTTCGAGAACTGCTGTCTTTTAGTATAGAGCTCGGTGCCTTATTGCGTACAATACAGTTTGAACGGGATATGAGTGCACTCTATGTCAGTAATATAAAGCCTGAGACTAAAGATTTCTTGCTTCAACGGTATCCTGACACCGATCTAGCTATTCAGAATTTATCAAAATGGCCGAGAGGTGACGACATTATAAACGAAATGGAGACACGTGAGCGCTTCTTGTCTTATCTGAACAAACATCGGTACCAACTAGACGTCTACAATCAGTCAGTGGAAACGGAACTCAATTTTTACTCGAACAGCATCATGGTCTTATTAACATGGTTATATGATTCCGTCAGCGAGTCCAGTACAGGGTCGGTCTGGAAAGATGTTGTAGCTTATCAAGAAATCATCGTGTCAAGCGAACTCTTTGGAAGAGAAAGAGCATTAGGTGTCTCATTTTATGCGACGGGAGGATTTGAGACAAGAGAAGAATATTTGTTATTTATGGAAAATCAGGATAGAGCAAATGTAACGTTTGAGTCTGCAAGGTTTTACTCGCAAATAGCATTCGATATTTATAATTTCGAATTGGCTAAGAATGCAAATGTAAGTGGGCGTATAGAAGAGTTCAGAAATCGAATCAAGTCAAATAATTACTCTCGTGAATCGGCATCAATTACGGAAGCACAGATGTGGTTTGATAACATGACTATATATCAAGGCGTTTTGACAAGGACACAGAATGCACTTGCACTTACAATCGACGAGAATCTCGCCAAAGCCTCGGACGAAGAACTGAAGAGTGTTATCACTATTTGTATTGTGTTTGGGGTGATTTTAATTGTTTGCCCACTGATTGTGTTTGCTGTCTACTCACTCACATCGGAAATTCAAAAGTACTCCATCTCAATTGCAAATAGGTAAGAAGTAAAAAATCTCCATTGACATTGAATTAGCATagttttttaaattgattaatattataacacaatgtcgactgctgtacccctatatttgtcatttttacctattatgtctgttagaCTTATTCACACATCGTTTTCGATATATGGAATTTTAGCGACGGTCATACAAgtaaaaggtttagctagctataaaaccagatttagtccaccattttctgcatcacaagaaaatgtttgtaccaagtaaggaatatgacatttgttagaTTACATTCGTTTGGTGTATTTGAGATTTTGCCATTTGCATAcgaactttccgtttagaattttcctcacagtccgatatttttgtaatttgtgataaGAAAACGTTTTATAAAGGCCTTTCGCGAtattaacaatataaatgtttctgttatttgaaaatgatattttttgtggACATGATATAACCGTTATAAATTCAATACCAATCACTAAAGATTGATAACTCATTCAGCTCAATCACAGATCATATACACCAATAGGAATACAATCTTTTTCTAAGTTGTCCGACCATATTTTACAGGGAAAAATTAGATGTTTGATGATAACAAAATTTcctattttcaaacaatatgattttttgttataaatcgATTTATAGTTAACACACAAGAACCTAGAATATAAGTGTGATTATAATAGTATATAAAATGTTAGAACGTGTATGCATTTTAACATATTCAGTAATACACCATTTCaatcatttaataaatatttatgaattcTAAAATTCTGTGCACTGTTCTGCAAGGTCTGTGACAATCTGctacaataaaaacaatttagGCTAATAGAATACAAAACTCATAGATCAAACATTAAGTAATTTTATTACAGGACTAAGGCactaaataaagaaaagaaattgacAGACATGCTCTTATATCAGATGTTGCCTAGAGAGGTAGCAGAAATGCTGAAAAGAAGTGAACAGGTTAACGCCGAGCAGTACAGCGAGTCGACCATATTCTTCAGTGATATAGTAGGATTCACATCCATTTCTGCTCAGAGCTCTCCGTTACAGGTTGTAGacatgttaaataatttgtactCTTGTTTTGACACGAGGATTGATATGTATGATGTGTACAAAGTTGAGACAATTGGGGATGCTTACATGGTCGTTTCAGGTATGATATTT from Mytilus galloprovincialis chromosome 2, xbMytGall1.hap1.1, whole genome shotgun sequence encodes:
- the LOC143063825 gene encoding uncharacterized protein LOC143063825 → MKTMGDSKIHPIKNQQPTHEGRSVSTDSIISLTPSQINDAITSMLSMRQVATKCDAVCRGNPITDAGKRKQMIKMLSVVMIPVLVITGMTANTFIIAIDSYISSSSVRELLSFSIELGALLRTIQFERDMSALYVSNIKPETKDFLLQRYPDTDLAIQNLSKWPRGDDIINEMETRERFLSYLNKHRYQLDVYNQSVETELNFYSNSIMVLLTWLYDSVSESSTGSVWKDVVAYQEIIVSSELFGRERALGVSFYATGGFETREEYLLFMENQDRANVTFESARFYSQIAFDIYNFELAKNANVSGRIEEFRNRIKSNNYSRESASITEAQMWFDNMTIYQGVLTRTQNALALTIDENLAKASDEELKSVITICIVFGVILIVCPLIVFAVYSLTSEIQKYSISIANRTKALNKEKKLTDMLLYQMLPREVAEMLKRSEQVNAEQYSESTIFFSDIVGFTSISAQSSPLQVVDMLNNLYSCFDTRIDMYDVYKVETIGDAYMVVSGVPKRNGIRHASEIATVALDLLDHVKKLEIQHLPETKFKLRIGAHSGSVLAGVVGTKMPRYCLFGRTVSIASKMESQGRANKIQISQTTRDLLVTIGGFVMDERRDSEMRTDRDVMNAFSDMVRTYWLQRREGLTGSFSDASGNSTDEETHFSTNKSGGLKSYYPH